Proteins encoded by one window of Kribbella flavida DSM 17836:
- a CDS encoding MBL fold metallo-hydrolase, giving the protein MTVSRRGVLKGATAAAVGAAGTAVGMHAANSATASPGQAVLTAGSGRQPVELTWWGNHAWQIRCGESVVLTDPWLTRFRTGTYKPEGVDESARIVSKPSIVDKYVTKADAILVHHGHYDHLPDVPYIARKTKATVFGNETHLNLLRSLRAPADQLSQVVGGEYLPFPKFTIEVFRSLHSCGGARHQFAFPGTRPGAVPPTPRTIADLVEGGTLAYVITIGGLRILSLSTAGFDPIALKDLEVDVVLAAPGGEPGVTDRLLATLKPVPLVIATHWDDFDEPLDRPAVDWGGLAKLQASVVAAGAEFAKVEHLQSITL; this is encoded by the coding sequence ATGACGGTGAGCCGCAGAGGCGTGCTCAAAGGGGCGACCGCCGCAGCGGTCGGCGCAGCGGGGACCGCGGTCGGGATGCATGCGGCGAACAGCGCGACGGCGTCACCCGGCCAAGCAGTACTGACAGCCGGCAGCGGCCGGCAGCCGGTGGAGCTGACGTGGTGGGGCAACCACGCCTGGCAGATCCGCTGCGGTGAGTCGGTGGTGCTGACCGACCCGTGGCTGACCCGGTTCCGCACCGGCACCTACAAGCCGGAGGGCGTCGACGAGTCGGCCCGCATCGTCAGCAAGCCGAGCATCGTCGACAAGTACGTCACGAAGGCCGACGCGATCCTGGTGCACCACGGCCACTACGACCACCTGCCCGACGTGCCGTACATCGCCCGGAAGACCAAGGCCACCGTGTTCGGCAACGAGACGCACCTCAACCTGCTCCGGTCGCTGCGCGCGCCGGCCGACCAGTTGTCGCAGGTGGTCGGGGGCGAGTACCTGCCGTTCCCCAAGTTCACCATCGAGGTGTTCCGCTCGTTGCACTCGTGTGGCGGTGCGCGGCACCAGTTCGCCTTTCCCGGCACGCGCCCCGGCGCCGTGCCGCCCACGCCGCGCACGATCGCCGACCTGGTCGAGGGCGGCACGCTCGCGTACGTGATCACCATCGGCGGACTGCGCATCCTGAGCCTGAGCACGGCCGGGTTCGACCCGATCGCGCTCAAGGACCTCGAGGTCGATGTCGTGCTGGCGGCTCCTGGTGGTGAGCCCGGAGTCACCGACCGGCTGCTGGCGACGCTGAAGCCCGTGCCGCTGGTGATCGCGACGCACTGGGACGACTTCGACGAGCCGCTCGACCGGCCGGCGGTGGACTGGGGTGGCCTGGCCAAGCTGCAGGCCTCGGTCGTTGCCGCCGGCGCCGAGTTCGCGAAGGTCGAGCACCTGCAGTCGATCACCCTCTGA
- a CDS encoding amidohydrolase family protein, with protein sequence MRDEGVPAWWQRLGLEGLVDVHVHFLPDPVMDAVWSYFDRAEQHYGVAWPVQYRTPVAERLQTLEDLGVRRFPALVYPHKPDMAAWLNTWAREFAAATPGCVPSGTFYPEPGAAQYVKEALDLGTRIFKVHVQVGDYDPRDAELHAVWGQLAEAGVPVVVHCGSGPIPGHHTGPGPFGDVLRKHPRLTAVIAHLGMPEYAEHLALAEAYPNVHLDTTMALTPFTEALAPYPRELRPRMATLQNRVVLGSDFPNIPYEYAVQLAALERLDLGDDWLRSVCWDNGARLLGA encoded by the coding sequence ATGCGCGACGAAGGGGTCCCGGCCTGGTGGCAGCGGCTCGGGCTCGAGGGGCTCGTGGACGTGCACGTCCACTTCCTGCCCGACCCGGTGATGGATGCGGTGTGGAGTTACTTCGACCGGGCCGAGCAGCACTACGGCGTTGCCTGGCCGGTCCAGTACCGGACTCCGGTCGCCGAGCGCCTGCAGACTTTGGAGGATCTCGGAGTACGCCGCTTCCCCGCGCTGGTCTACCCGCACAAGCCGGACATGGCCGCGTGGCTGAACACCTGGGCCCGCGAGTTCGCCGCGGCGACACCGGGCTGCGTGCCGAGCGGCACGTTCTACCCGGAGCCGGGCGCAGCGCAGTACGTGAAGGAGGCGCTGGACCTGGGCACGCGCATCTTCAAGGTCCATGTCCAGGTCGGCGACTACGACCCGCGGGACGCCGAGCTCCACGCGGTCTGGGGTCAGCTGGCCGAGGCCGGCGTACCGGTGGTGGTGCACTGCGGGTCAGGCCCGATCCCCGGCCACCACACCGGTCCCGGCCCGTTCGGCGACGTACTGCGGAAGCATCCGCGGCTCACAGCGGTCATCGCGCACCTGGGCATGCCGGAGTACGCCGAGCACCTGGCACTCGCCGAGGCGTACCCGAACGTGCACCTCGACACCACGATGGCGCTGACCCCGTTCACCGAGGCGCTGGCGCCGTACCCGCGGGAGCTCAGGCCGCGGATGGCAACACTGCAGAACCGGGTCGTGCTCGGCTCGGACTTCCCCAACATCCCGTACGAGTACGCCGTCCAGTTGGCGGCGCTGGAGCGGCTCGACCTGGGCGACGACTGGCTGCGCTCGGTCTGCTGGGACAACGGCGCCCGGCTGCTGGGGGCCTGA
- a CDS encoding GntR family transcriptional regulator: protein MTERRLDRSGGEPLWKQLQQELVRRLRAGEFDDVFPGELVLVEEYQVSRHTVRQALSQLRADGLIVAERGRQPRVATTPEIRQPMGALYSLFSSVEASGLTQHSVVRALGVRADGVIATRLDLEASIPLVYLERLRFAGDEPLALDRVWLPASLAEGLLDADFSHTSLYHELAERTGLRLDHGREDIRAVNPTPAERALLHCPAEAAAFSINRLGHAQGRKIEWRHTVVRGDRFALAAEFSAHQGYRLTPSGPAMTLL, encoded by the coding sequence ATGACCGAGCGCAGGCTGGACCGCAGCGGCGGAGAGCCGCTGTGGAAGCAGCTTCAGCAGGAGCTGGTCCGCCGGCTGCGGGCCGGCGAGTTCGACGACGTCTTCCCCGGTGAGCTGGTGCTCGTCGAGGAGTACCAGGTCAGCCGGCACACCGTCCGGCAGGCGCTGAGCCAGCTGCGTGCGGACGGCCTGATCGTGGCCGAGCGCGGCCGCCAGCCGCGGGTCGCGACGACGCCGGAGATCCGGCAGCCGATGGGTGCGCTCTACAGCCTGTTCTCGTCGGTGGAGGCGTCCGGCCTCACCCAGCACAGCGTCGTCCGGGCGCTCGGCGTCCGGGCCGACGGCGTGATCGCGACCCGCCTCGACCTGGAAGCGTCCATCCCGCTGGTGTACCTGGAACGTCTCCGCTTCGCCGGCGACGAGCCGCTGGCCCTGGACCGGGTCTGGCTGCCGGCCTCCCTGGCCGAGGGGCTGCTGGACGCCGACTTCAGCCACACCAGCCTGTACCACGAACTGGCCGAGCGGACCGGTCTGCGGCTGGACCACGGCCGCGAGGACATCCGCGCGGTCAACCCGACTCCGGCCGAGCGGGCGCTGCTGCACTGCCCGGCCGAGGCCGCGGCGTTCTCGATCAACCGGCTCGGCCACGCCCAGGGCCGCAAGATCGAGTGGCGGCACACCGTCGTCCGCGGTGACCGGTTCGCACTGGCGGCCGAGTTCTCCGCCCACCAGGGCTACCGGCTGACTCCCTCCGGCCCGGCCATGACGTTGCTGTGA
- a CDS encoding serine hydrolase: MSLDRPDEQIALDADHVVPMASVYKLPLVVAFSELVDRGELDPRQPLTLEPGDRTPGPTGVSILSDPVTMSLRDLAASTMAVSDNAAADALLEVVGLDRVADFLRRHGLTDTRVRRGTAGNLRDLVRRTRTSGPDAAFAVLADNDTADPDGIYEAAGGSSTTAQDMTRLLAMLWAGAILSAEQTAFVRRLMELQVFGQRIAAGFPYDGVRVYGKTGSFGALRHEVGVVELPGGPTVALAVFTRAARADRRLPRVDAAIAHAARYAADRLR, encoded by the coding sequence GTGTCACTGGACCGGCCCGACGAGCAGATCGCGCTGGACGCGGACCACGTCGTACCGATGGCGTCGGTGTACAAGCTGCCGCTGGTCGTCGCGTTCAGCGAGCTCGTGGATCGTGGCGAACTGGATCCCCGGCAGCCGCTCACGCTGGAGCCCGGCGACCGTACGCCCGGACCGACCGGGGTGTCGATCCTGAGCGATCCGGTGACGATGTCTCTGCGCGACCTGGCTGCCTCGACGATGGCGGTGTCCGACAACGCGGCCGCCGACGCGCTGCTGGAGGTCGTCGGGCTGGATCGGGTCGCCGACTTCCTGCGGCGGCACGGGCTCACCGACACCCGCGTCCGCCGGGGAACGGCCGGCAACCTGCGCGACCTGGTCCGGCGTACGCGGACCAGTGGCCCGGACGCCGCCTTCGCCGTACTGGCCGACAACGACACAGCCGATCCCGACGGCATCTACGAGGCGGCCGGCGGCTCGTCGACAACGGCCCAGGACATGACGAGGCTGCTGGCGATGCTGTGGGCGGGCGCGATCCTCTCCGCCGAGCAAACGGCGTTCGTGCGACGGCTGATGGAGTTGCAGGTGTTCGGCCAGCGCATCGCCGCGGGGTTCCCGTACGACGGGGTGCGGGTGTACGGCAAGACCGGGTCGTTCGGAGCGTTGCGGCACGAGGTCGGCGTGGTGGAACTGCCGGGCGGGCCGACGGTCGCGCTCGCGGTCTTCACCCGCGCGGCCCGGGCCGACCGGCGACTCCCCCGGGTCGACGCGGCGATCGCGCACGCCGCCCGGTACGCCGCCGACCGGCTCCGCTGA
- a CDS encoding helix-turn-helix domain-containing protein, translating to MDDAVDNRLAELERRIAALESARLPPQDQVLPEGVDPEAFFALQALKERYPAPGAVLYTGSVTLPDDRQLDWQYGRTTPDVLAADWSARASALAALGHPVRLTLLREILHGRTTVSALSEVEGLGTSGQIYHHLRQLTAEGWLHAPSRGAFAVPPTRVVPLLAILVALER from the coding sequence GTGGATGATGCTGTGGACAACCGGCTCGCGGAGCTCGAGCGGCGGATCGCCGCGCTGGAGTCCGCTCGCCTGCCTCCGCAGGACCAAGTGCTGCCCGAGGGCGTCGACCCGGAGGCGTTCTTCGCGCTGCAAGCGCTCAAGGAGCGCTATCCGGCGCCCGGGGCGGTGCTCTACACCGGCAGCGTCACGCTGCCCGACGACCGGCAGCTCGACTGGCAGTACGGGCGGACCACACCGGACGTGCTGGCGGCGGACTGGTCGGCCCGGGCGTCCGCGCTCGCGGCACTCGGCCATCCGGTCCGGTTGACGCTGCTGCGCGAGATCCTGCACGGCCGCACCACGGTCAGCGCGCTCAGTGAGGTCGAGGGCCTCGGTACGAGCGGGCAGATCTACCACCATCTGCGGCAGTTGACGGCCGAGGGCTGGTTGCACGCCCCCAGCCGTGGCGCCTTCGCCGTGCCCCCGACCCGGGTGGTGCCGCTGCTCGCGATCCTGGTCGCCCTGGAAAGGTAG
- a CDS encoding glycoside hydrolase family 2 protein, producing MPSTQPRPEHPRPQFVRPHWLNLNGEWQFESDRSDSGLERGLRDRELAQRITVPFAPESQLSGIEDVDFQEAVWYRTTVTVPAEWTGHDAVLHFQAVDHDATVWVNGVEVVRHRGGFTPFSANLAGVAGPGDEALIVVRARDSRYGVQARGKQSTLYFNRDCHYTRTTGIWQTVWLEAVPAVHLGRPRITPDVAGSAFHLDVPVSANKPGWKVRAVLSDADGEIVTAEVRADLDLAPRLVLAVPTDRVRLWDTTDPHLYGVRLELLDADGAVVDQAASYAGLRSVSINGKAVLINGKHVFQRLVLDQGYWPESLMTAPSEEALVADIELSLAAGFNGARLHQKVFEERFLYHADRMGYLVWGEFGDWGAGVAEGTQRDNQQPTASFVTQWLEAVERDYSHPSIVGWCPLNETHQLLHDRITQLDDVTRAMFLATKAADTSRPVLDASGYSHRVPETDIWDSHNYEQDPVEFGKQMAGLAEGKPYGNTGGADDRPISQPYNGQPYFCSEFGGIWWNPEAAASAAGEDRTESWGYGQRVRDEAEFYERFAGLVDVLLDDPLMFGYCYTQLTDVFQEENGIYRFDRSTKLDVERIRKIQVRAAAYEQD from the coding sequence ATGCCCAGCACCCAGCCCCGCCCCGAGCACCCCCGGCCGCAGTTCGTTCGTCCGCACTGGCTCAACCTGAACGGCGAGTGGCAGTTCGAGTCCGACCGCTCCGACTCCGGCCTGGAGCGTGGCCTGCGCGACCGCGAGCTGGCCCAGCGCATCACCGTCCCGTTCGCCCCGGAGTCGCAGCTGTCCGGGATCGAGGACGTCGACTTCCAGGAGGCGGTCTGGTACCGGACCACGGTGACCGTGCCGGCCGAGTGGACCGGCCACGACGCAGTGCTGCACTTCCAGGCCGTCGACCACGACGCCACGGTCTGGGTGAACGGCGTCGAGGTGGTCCGGCACCGCGGTGGCTTCACCCCGTTCAGCGCGAACCTGGCCGGCGTCGCCGGACCGGGTGACGAGGCGCTGATCGTGGTCCGCGCCCGCGACAGCCGGTACGGCGTCCAGGCGCGCGGCAAGCAGAGCACGCTGTACTTCAACCGCGACTGCCACTACACCCGGACCACCGGCATCTGGCAGACCGTCTGGCTCGAGGCCGTGCCTGCGGTGCACCTCGGCCGGCCGCGCATCACCCCGGACGTGGCGGGATCGGCGTTCCACCTGGACGTACCGGTCTCGGCCAACAAGCCGGGCTGGAAGGTCCGCGCCGTCCTGTCCGACGCCGACGGCGAGATCGTCACCGCCGAGGTCCGGGCCGACCTCGACCTGGCCCCGCGCCTGGTGCTGGCGGTGCCCACCGACCGGGTCCGGCTCTGGGACACCACCGACCCGCACCTGTACGGCGTACGGCTGGAGCTGCTGGACGCCGACGGAGCTGTTGTCGACCAGGCCGCCAGCTACGCCGGTCTGCGGTCTGTGTCGATCAACGGCAAGGCCGTGCTGATCAACGGCAAGCACGTCTTCCAGCGGCTCGTGCTGGACCAGGGCTACTGGCCGGAGAGCCTGATGACGGCTCCCTCCGAGGAGGCGCTGGTCGCTGACATCGAGCTGAGCCTGGCGGCCGGGTTCAACGGCGCCCGGCTGCACCAGAAGGTCTTCGAGGAGCGCTTCCTCTACCACGCGGACCGGATGGGCTACCTGGTCTGGGGTGAGTTCGGCGACTGGGGCGCGGGGGTGGCCGAGGGCACCCAGCGGGACAACCAGCAGCCGACTGCTTCGTTCGTCACGCAGTGGCTGGAGGCGGTCGAGCGCGACTACAGCCACCCGTCGATCGTCGGCTGGTGTCCGCTGAACGAGACCCACCAGTTGCTGCACGACCGGATCACCCAGCTGGACGACGTGACCCGGGCGATGTTCCTGGCTACCAAGGCCGCGGACACCAGCCGGCCGGTGCTGGACGCGTCGGGCTACTCGCACCGGGTGCCGGAGACCGACATCTGGGACTCGCACAACTACGAGCAGGACCCGGTGGAGTTCGGCAAGCAGATGGCAGGGCTGGCCGAGGGCAAGCCGTACGGCAACACCGGCGGTGCGGACGACCGGCCGATCTCGCAGCCCTATAACGGGCAGCCGTACTTCTGCAGCGAGTTCGGCGGCATCTGGTGGAACCCGGAGGCGGCGGCCTCGGCGGCCGGCGAGGACCGGACGGAGTCCTGGGGCTACGGCCAGCGGGTGCGGGACGAGGCGGAGTTCTACGAGCGGTTCGCCGGGCTGGTGGACGTGCTGCTCGACGACCCGCTGATGTTCGGCTACTGCTACACCCAGCTGACCGACGTCTTCCAGGAGGAGAACGGCATCTACCGCTTCGACCGGTCGACCAAGCTCGACGTGGAGCGGATCCGCAAGATCCAGGTCCGCGCGGCGGCTTACGAGCAGGACTGA
- a CDS encoding serine hydrolase domain-containing protein has product MKFFAALLAVALAVGGWLIRPGALHLAGPRTGDATLQKFIDDNYEGPGHRLSVALVDGSSTRFASRGGDEHGSFEIGSISKALTGLLLADAVERGEVTLGQQVGSLLPLQESEVATATLEDLATHHSGLPKISGKPLPAVRSALAAVAGGNPYPYDVDQLLDHARSAGTGGRGEPAYSNLGGALLGQALARKAGKSYPDLLQERVFQPLTMRNSRTPTSDAGAAPDGYGSGGRRQAPWVQEGYGPAGGVVSTAADLALLARALLDGKYVTALAPRRDYEEDRIGLFWMTSPLRDDRSMVWHNGGTGGYRSFIALDLDRRRAVVVLSDVAVDVDDFATKLLEG; this is encoded by the coding sequence ATGAAGTTTTTCGCCGCACTGCTCGCTGTTGCGCTGGCCGTCGGAGGCTGGCTGATCCGGCCCGGCGCACTGCACCTGGCCGGGCCGAGGACGGGTGACGCGACCCTGCAGAAGTTCATCGACGACAACTACGAAGGGCCTGGTCACCGGCTGTCCGTGGCACTGGTGGACGGCAGCTCGACGCGCTTCGCGAGCCGCGGTGGTGACGAGCACGGCAGCTTCGAGATCGGCTCGATCAGCAAGGCGCTCACCGGCCTCCTGCTTGCGGACGCCGTCGAGCGCGGCGAGGTCACGCTGGGCCAGCAGGTGGGGTCACTGCTGCCGCTGCAGGAGTCAGAGGTCGCGACGGCAACGCTGGAAGATCTGGCCACCCATCACTCGGGTCTGCCGAAGATCAGCGGCAAACCGCTGCCCGCCGTGCGGTCGGCCTTGGCCGCCGTTGCCGGGGGCAATCCCTACCCGTACGACGTGGACCAGCTGCTCGACCACGCCCGCTCCGCCGGCACCGGCGGCCGCGGCGAACCGGCGTACTCGAATCTGGGTGGGGCGTTGCTCGGCCAGGCACTGGCTCGCAAGGCCGGCAAGAGCTACCCCGACCTGCTGCAGGAGCGCGTGTTCCAGCCCTTGACCATGCGGAACTCCCGTACGCCGACCAGCGACGCCGGTGCGGCGCCGGACGGGTACGGCTCGGGTGGTCGCCGGCAGGCGCCCTGGGTCCAGGAGGGCTACGGCCCCGCCGGCGGCGTCGTCTCCACCGCGGCCGACCTGGCTCTGCTCGCCCGGGCACTGCTCGACGGCAAGTACGTCACGGCGCTGGCCCCTCGGCGGGACTACGAGGAGGACCGGATCGGCCTGTTCTGGATGACCAGTCCGCTGCGCGACGACCGGAGCATGGTCTGGCACAACGGCGGCACCGGCGGCTACCGCTCCTTCATCGCTTTGGATCTGGACCGCCGGCGGGCGGTGGTCGTGCTCTCGGACGTCGCCGTCGACGTGGACGACTTCGCCACCAAGTTGCTGGAGGGCTAG
- a CDS encoding epoxide hydrolase N-terminal domain-containing protein — protein MATERTAEVRQLRLRVPQTDLDALYRRLRAFRDGGGYIAAGLDRVVPAAYADELLDYWVSGYDWRVHEARLNAYDHYGTKIAGQFLHFLHLRSADPAAKPALLTHAWPSGVMDVLDAAMPLEASGRYHLVIPSIAWTALTGPDEGGSPSRRTAAGWDELMRRLGYDEYQVGDDREGLTATPAYTAVSEAVAQQRGLDAAELAEVRWFNENLTAFNEGQQISALVLSTALLAWNAQLVSLEIDRDALLTGLTLAWFASQLPVE, from the coding sequence GTGGCAACTGAGCGAACCGCCGAGGTGCGTCAGCTCCGGCTGCGCGTGCCGCAAACCGATCTCGACGCGCTGTACCGGCGACTGCGCGCTTTCCGTGACGGCGGCGGCTACATCGCCGCCGGGCTGGACCGCGTCGTGCCGGCCGCGTACGCCGACGAGCTGCTCGACTACTGGGTCAGTGGCTACGACTGGCGGGTCCACGAGGCGCGGCTGAACGCCTACGACCACTACGGCACCAAGATCGCCGGCCAGTTCCTGCACTTCCTGCACCTGCGCTCCGCCGATCCGGCGGCGAAGCCCGCCCTGCTCACGCACGCCTGGCCGAGCGGCGTGATGGATGTGCTGGACGCCGCGATGCCGCTGGAGGCCTCGGGCCGCTACCACCTGGTGATCCCGTCGATCGCGTGGACCGCGCTGACCGGGCCCGACGAGGGCGGCTCGCCCAGCCGCCGGACCGCCGCAGGCTGGGACGAGCTGATGCGCCGCCTCGGGTACGACGAGTACCAGGTCGGCGACGACCGCGAGGGCCTGACGGCGACCCCGGCGTACACGGCGGTGTCGGAGGCGGTAGCGCAGCAGCGTGGGCTGGACGCGGCCGAGCTGGCCGAGGTCCGCTGGTTCAACGAGAACCTCACCGCCTTCAACGAGGGGCAGCAGATCTCCGCGCTGGTGCTGAGTACGGCACTGCTCGCGTGGAACGCCCAGCTGGTCAGCCTCGAGATCGACCGCGACGCCTTGCTCACCGGCCTGACACTGGCCTGGTTCGCCTCCCAGCTCCCGGTCGAGTAG
- a CDS encoding LysR family transcriptional regulator codes for MLTERHLQIFVALAEEQHFGDAARVVGITQPPLSQGLRRLEALVGAKLFERGPGRVELTAAGAALLPYARRALGSLDEFHHAASAQDPDGPELRLGLTAELPPATGAAVAAACGEALPKTRVTVVSAPTSQLLPQLASGRLQLGVVLHPAVLDGLEAGPVTLLPTAALVPTSLHPDDGVPLKLRDLDALPIAVRPRAEAPAARDLFLDTLALHQPTGGTVVVTDERAALAMAAAGQAIVVTPDPSLQAAGLGRHLIVDDPLPLRLRLVWPTSRTPSVLPADVLPQLVSALAVES; via the coding sequence ATGCTGACTGAACGGCACCTGCAGATCTTCGTGGCCCTGGCCGAGGAGCAACACTTCGGCGACGCCGCCCGCGTGGTGGGCATCACGCAGCCACCGCTGTCTCAGGGACTGCGCCGGCTGGAGGCACTGGTCGGCGCGAAGCTGTTCGAGCGCGGCCCGGGGCGGGTCGAGCTCACCGCAGCCGGCGCTGCGCTGCTCCCGTACGCCCGACGGGCTCTCGGCTCGCTCGACGAGTTCCACCACGCGGCAAGCGCCCAGGACCCCGACGGGCCGGAGCTGCGGCTCGGGCTGACTGCAGAGCTGCCACCGGCGACCGGCGCCGCGGTCGCTGCCGCCTGTGGCGAGGCACTGCCGAAGACCCGAGTCACTGTGGTGTCTGCACCGACGAGCCAGCTCCTGCCGCAGCTGGCGTCCGGGCGGCTGCAGCTTGGCGTCGTGCTGCACCCCGCGGTCCTGGATGGGCTGGAGGCCGGTCCGGTGACGCTCCTGCCGACCGCGGCTCTCGTACCGACGTCGCTGCACCCGGACGACGGCGTACCACTGAAGCTGCGCGATCTGGATGCGCTGCCGATCGCAGTCCGTCCACGGGCTGAGGCTCCGGCGGCGCGGGACCTCTTCCTGGACACACTCGCTCTCCACCAACCCACCGGCGGCACAGTTGTCGTCACCGACGAGCGCGCCGCGTTGGCGATGGCCGCGGCCGGTCAGGCGATCGTGGTGACGCCGGACCCCTCGCTGCAAGCAGCCGGCCTCGGACGCCACCTGATCGTCGACGACCCGCTGCCGCTGCGACTGCGACTCGTCTGGCCGACCTCCCGTACGCCGTCCGTGCTGCCGGCCGACGTACTGCCGCAGCTTGTCAGCGCACTGGCGGTCGAGTCGTGA
- a CDS encoding YeiH family protein, whose amino-acid sequence MKPHVADRVPGLLIVLVLAAAAVPLGRLVPVVGGPVFGLVLGVLVGAAVPVLRGEWSRPGYEFASRFLLQVSIVVLGTGLSLQQVVEVGAGSLPVMLGTLAIALGGAWVFGRLLGVRGDTQILIGVGTAICGASAIAATTAAIEAKRSSVAYALATIFTFNVVAVLAFPPLGHLLGLGPEAFGLWAGTAVNDTSSVVAAGYAYSQQAGDHALVVKLTRSLMLVPIVLALVVLKSRRDARAAALADVPHTDASDSGAAGPGVRRKLPWRRMVPLFLVGFLVAAGLRTAGLVPDERQADLALVGTFLITSALVAIGLSLRVGELRKAGFRPLLLGAILWVGVALGSLGLQWLTGTL is encoded by the coding sequence GTGAAGCCGCACGTCGCCGACCGCGTGCCCGGACTGCTGATCGTGCTGGTGCTCGCCGCCGCGGCGGTGCCGCTCGGCCGGCTGGTCCCGGTCGTCGGTGGTCCGGTGTTTGGCCTGGTCCTCGGTGTCCTGGTCGGCGCCGCCGTGCCCGTACTGCGCGGCGAGTGGTCGCGGCCGGGCTACGAGTTCGCGTCGAGGTTTCTGCTGCAGGTGTCGATCGTGGTGCTGGGCACCGGGCTGTCGCTGCAGCAGGTGGTCGAGGTCGGCGCCGGGTCGCTGCCGGTGATGCTCGGCACGCTGGCGATCGCGCTCGGTGGGGCGTGGGTGTTCGGGCGGCTGCTCGGGGTGCGGGGTGACACCCAGATCCTGATCGGGGTCGGCACAGCGATCTGCGGGGCGTCGGCGATCGCGGCGACGACGGCGGCGATCGAGGCCAAGCGGTCCTCGGTGGCGTACGCGCTGGCGACGATCTTCACCTTCAACGTCGTCGCGGTCCTGGCCTTTCCGCCGCTCGGACACCTGCTCGGGCTCGGTCCGGAGGCCTTCGGGCTGTGGGCCGGGACCGCGGTCAACGACACGTCCTCGGTTGTTGCCGCCGGCTACGCCTACAGCCAGCAGGCCGGAGACCACGCCCTGGTCGTCAAGCTCACCCGCTCGCTGATGCTGGTACCGATCGTGCTGGCGCTGGTCGTGCTCAAGTCCCGCCGCGACGCCCGGGCCGCCGCGCTCGCCGACGTGCCGCACACCGACGCATCCGACTCCGGTGCAGCCGGCCCCGGCGTACGGCGGAAGTTGCCGTGGCGGCGGATGGTTCCGCTGTTCCTGGTCGGGTTCCTGGTGGCGGCGGGGCTGCGGACGGCGGGGCTGGTGCCGGACGAGCGGCAGGCAGACCTCGCCCTCGTCGGCACCTTCCTGATCACCAGCGCACTGGTCGCGATCGGCCTCTCGCTACGCGTCGGTGAACTGCGCAAGGCCGGGTTCCGCCCGCTGCTGCTGGGTGCAATCCTCTGGGTCGGCGTCGCCCTCGGCAGCCTCGGGCTGCAGTGGCTCACCGGCACGCTGTGA